The sequence AGCTAATCTGCTGGCAGCCAAATAATAAATTGGTCATGGGATTTCTTCCCATCTGGACAGTATCATGATGCAAAGGAAAACCAGAGACAATGAGTCAACCCATCCCTTAATAAGACGATGCTGACTTAATTGATGCCTTCAATTGACCGATAATATGCAAATGAATATATGGATGACAGGAAAAGCCTACATTTCCCTCAGTTGTTTCACAGATTTTTACATTTATCATTCAAgataatgtgtgtatgtaaaaGATCAGAATCGGATCTGGCATATTTGTCTGGTTTATTTTCTTAATTCaaaattaaacatttattttttttacaatatatttTCTAATAAAAATGTCAAGGGAAAGCTGTGCAGATCAGACAAGAATAATACCAAACAAGTAACTTCTTGATAATGAAATTCAGTGCAATGTGGCTCCAATGTAACTGGTATTACCTGATTTAAAACAGACAAAATGCTACACGAGCCTCTTCTGACTAACATGGTCTAAGGTATGCCACTTCTCCAGCAGGATTGAATACATGATACttttacttaaaaaaatatacatttttttgttttttttttaaacacaggcACACCAAATCCACACATATATATGCAATACAATATATACAATCATAAAAGAGAGCACTCAGAATTAGGATAAATAACGTTGCCATGTTTGCTGATTGACTGGCCTAAGGGATTTGCCAACACTAGTCCCTACAAAAGCCTCCATTTCTCTAAATGATTTACACGAATTTACTTTGTTTTTCTCGACCCACTCCTCATGACACTTGGTGACCAGATCAGGTGAGCTGCCCTCTTCGTTCAGCTAGCAGCACGGCCGTGGCAGTCAACCATCTCATACACACTCAACCCTACCACCCCAAAGAACGTGGTGGTATATGGCTCTTATGAGCCCAGGGCGTTGATGCCTCCCATCCTCTGTCTGAGAGTGTGTAGCAGATGTTTAGGCAGGCAGTCCCAGGACCCAGATAGCAACTCTCTGTGCTGCAGCGCTGCTTCCATACAGAACCTAAAACAAAATCAGGCAATATTTAACTTCCCAGTTCGCATGGGAAGGTAAGTTTTAGGTTGACCACAAGATGTATTGTATCAAGAGTTGACGTGTTCATTAGGCAGAAGGaaactgactgaaacagggaCCTGGACtttgggttgtgttcattaatgCATGCAGTGAAAAACAGTATTTCGGTGTATGGGCCATATTGTCTGGGTTCGGTTTCTACTCACCGAACAAGTGACTTGGGTTGAACCGTGAAAACCAGCAACTCTTTGCTGTGAGCCTGTTGAAAAGGAAATGGAAGAACATATTCAGACTATACTTGGTAGTAAAACTGGTTATCAATCTTTTTTTTGTTCTAATTTCAAGTGACACCAAGAAAGGTCTAGTAGTTTATGACTGAGTGTTGTTCTAACCGTCCTCACCGCTCGCTGATGGGACAGCAGGTTGTTGGCACAGCCACCGAACACAAACACCTCTCCGCCAGGACCGGAACAGGCCGTGTGCCagagcctgacacacacacacacacacaaaatcagagAAAAATCACCACTGACTCATAACACAAACAATGTACACAGTGAGACACGCAGCTTCTTTTCCTAACCACTTATTTGGTGATATTGTCATGAAGATAGTTTTTATAGACTCATTGATCTCTATGGAGATATTACCTGGGGCTCTCTGTGTGATTGTGCTTGAACTGCTGCCACTCGTTCTTGCTGACACAGTACAGCCAAGCATCACCTGTATATATGACAAATAGATAGAGGAATTCATTGTGGTCGAGCCATGGACTCTTAAGGAAAATTAAATATTCTTCACTCACTGAGCGTCTCTCGGGAAGTTGTGAAGCCTCCGAACAGGAATATGTGGTCAGGTGACACAGGGGTTAAGGAGTGCCATGAGCGTCCCACAGGACCCTGCTGAGGAACACTCCTGCAGAAGGccaaggagaggtggaggtgggaccgggagaggtggagggggaggtgggaccgggagaggtggaggggaggtgagaccgggagaggtggaggggagggggaggtgggaccgggagaggtggagggggaggtgggcccgggagaggtggagatgggcccgggagaggtggagatgggccgggagaggtggaggggagcatggaccgggagaggtggaggtggggaccgggagaggtggaggtgggaccgggagaggtggaggtgggaccgggagaggtggggtgggaccgggagaggtggaggggaggtgggaccgggagaggtggaggggaggtgggACCGGGAGAGGTGGGAccgggaggggagaggtggaggggagcatggagaggtggagggggaggtgggaccgggagaggtggaggggaggtgggaccgggagaggtggaggggaggtgggaccgggagaggtgggaccgggagaggtggaggggaggtgggaccgggagaggtggaggggagcatggagggtggagggggaggtgggaccgggagaggtgggaccgggagaggtgggaccgggagaggtggaggggaggtgggaccgggagaggtggagggggaggtgggaccgggagaggtggaggggaggtggaggggaggtggaccgggagaggtggaggtgggaccgggagaggtggagggggaggtggaggggaggtgggACATGGGACCGGGAGAGATGGGACCGGGAGAGGTGGGACCGGGAGAGGTGGGACCGGGAGAGGTGGACCGGGAGAGGTGGGaccgggagaggtggagggggaggtgggacccggagaggtggaggggaggtgggaccgggggaggtggaggggaggtgggaccggggaggtggaggggaggtgggaccggggaggtggaggggaggtgggaccggggaggtggagggaggtgggaccgggaggtggaggggaggtgggaccgggagaggtggaggggaggtgggaccgggagaggtggagggggtgggaccgggagaggtggagggggaccggtgggaccgggagaggtggaggtgggaccgggagaggtggaggtgggaccgggagaggtggaggtgggaccgggagaggtggaggtgggaccGGGAGAGGTGGGACCGGGAGAGGTGGGACCGGGGGAGGTGGGACCGGGGAGGTGGGACCGGGGAGGTGGGACCGGGGGAGGTGGGACCGGGGAGGTGGGACCGGGAGGTGGGaccgggagaggtggaggtggaccgggagggtggaggggaggtgggaccgggagaggtggaggggaggtggaccgggagaggtggaggtgggaccgggagaggtggagggggaggtgggaccgggagaggtgggaccgggagaggtggaggggaggtgggaccgggagaggtggaggtggaccgggagaggtggagggggaggtgggaccGGGAGAGTTGGGACCGGGAGAGTTGGGACCGGGAGAGTGGGACCGGGAGAGGTGGGACCGGGAGGTGGGACCGGGAGAGGTGGGACCGGGAGAGGTGGGACCGGGAGAGGTGGGACCGGGGGAGGTGGGaccgggagaggtggaggtgggaccgggagaggtggaggtgggaccgggagaggtgggaccgggagaggtggaggggaggtgggaccgggagaggtggaggtgggaccgggagaggtggaggggggaggtGGGACCGGGAGAGGTGGGACCGGGAGAGTTGGGACCGGGAGAGGTGGGACCGGGAGAGGTGGACCGGGAGTGGGACCGGGAGAGGTGGaccgggagaggtggagggggaggtgggaccgggagaggtggagggggagagggttaAGAGTTGTTAGTACCATCATGGTGAACACACAAGGACATCCATGGGTAAGAACACAACATCCTCCCATAAAAAAATGGATGCGTATAACGCTATAACATGAGGACATTTTGGATAAGTTGCCATAGCATACATTTCATGCCACTCCCAGGAGTCCATGTCGATGTAGTACATGTCGTTCAGGCGGTAATCCTGTTGCGAAAGAGTCAAGCCTTACTCATATGGAGGAAGAGCATCAAACATTTAGAACACAATATCCTTTATAATCTATGATGTAACAAGGCATAACAATATGTAAATCATATAAATTAACATCGTGAAGATCTAAATCTCTGTCTACAGGCCAGTGATATTGTTTTACATTAGACAGCATGACCATAAACTCAGCAGGAGCTTGAGTAAACTATTTTCAAAGAACATTCCTACTTACCCTGTAACGCCCCCCAAACACGTAGCCTCGGTTGCCCACCTTGGCACAGGCATGCGCTGCCCGGGGAGAGGGGGCGTTGCCCTTTcgccaggagagagggagggaaaggagaggtgagAATGGGGCTCCCACTGAGACAGCtgtacaaaatggcttccaacacaaAGTCGTAACGTGACAGGATTTATGGGAACGGCGTTACCTTGGTGACTGGCTGGCTCCAAGTGGACTTCTCCAGGTCTAAGATGTGAATGTGGTTGTTCCAGCCCCGCCCCGGATTATCTCCCTGTTACAACACACATTGAAGGGCTTGCGTTCATTAGGCCATGCAACAGAAAACATTTTTCTACAAAACACCAactcttattggacaagtccaggttgtccttccctgtttcagtccatgtTCTTCCGTTgtgtgcctaatgaacacgaccaaGGATTTACCCTTACTGACGAGTCCCTTTGCTGCAGACTAATAGACTAAACAGACCATTGTTTTCATACTGCCATTAAAAAGCAGCTGCAGAGTTGTAGAATTAATTGACCATACCATGAATGAAGTTTCATCATATTCAAATGTCCCTCGGTGAGCTCCTTGTGCCATATAGCCGTAGCCCCCGAAGAATACTAGCCTGTCGACACACAGAGCAGTTCATTGAGAAACATCAAAATAAACATCTCTTTCTTTAGAGGCAATATGTAATGGCGCAACAACAATATGTAATGGCGCAATGAGTTAGACCTATAATCTAACTCACTGCTTGCCAATGGGCCACCTCACCGGTTCTATAATCTAACTCACTGCCTGCCAATGGGCCACCTCACCGGTTCTATAATCTAACTCACTGCCTGCCAATGGGCCACCTCACCGGTTCTATAATCTAACTCACTGACTGCCAATGGGCCACCTCACCGGTTCTATAATCTAACTCACTGACTGCCAAAGGGGCAACCTCACCGGTTCTATAATCTAACTCACTGCCTGCCAAAGGGGCAACCTCACCGGTTCTATAATCTAACTCACTGCCTGCCAAAGGGGCAACCTCACCGGTTCTATAATCTAACTCACTGCCTGCCAAAGGGGCAACCTCACCGGTTCTATAATCTAACTCACTGCCTGCCAATGGGCCACCTCACCGGTTCTATAATCTAACTCACTGCCTGCCAATGGGCCACCTCACCGGTTCTATAATCTAACTCACTGCCTGCCAATGGGCCACCTCACCGGTTCTATAATCTAACTCACTGCCTGCCAATGGGCCACCTCACCGGTTCTATAATCTAACTCACTGCCTGCCAATGGGCCACCTCACCGGTTCTATAATCTAACTCACTGACTGCCAATGGGCCACCTCACCGGTTCTATAATCTAACTCACTGCCTGCCAATGGGCCACCTCACCGGTTCTACAATCTAACTCACTGACTGCCAATGGGCCACCTCACCGGTTCTACAATCTAACTCACTGACTGCCAATGGGCCACCTCACCGGTTCTATAATCTAACTCACTGACTGCCAATGGGCCACCTCACCGGTTCTATAATCTAACTCACTGACTGCCAATGGGCCACCTCACCGGTTCTATAATCTAACTCACTGCCTGCCAATGGGCCACCTCACCTGTTCTTGTGGACCCAGCAGCCTAGTTTGTCCTTGCAGGACGGGGCCAGGCCCTTGAGATCCTTCATCTCCTCCCAGCAGAGGGCCGGTGTTCGGAGGGGGAGCCGAAAGACCTGAAGGCCACGAAGCAGAACAGGGACAACGTTGCGATGGTATGAAATCAAAAAAGGTACAACATCATAAGTTTCGTAACAGACATTAACATTTAAATGGTTTGTTGGAAAACAGGCTTCTGAGGTGAGatgtagataaataaataaataaatcctgcCGTGGTGAATTAACATCCGATGCTGAAAGTGGGGATTTTAACCAAAGAATTATCAAAAACATAGTTCTTAGCATGCAGTACATAAAATATTTTTGTAAACACAGTTTCTGAAAAGGGACAGACTGAACACAACCTTAGGTGCCAAGATTCTACAAGACATAACAGAGTCCATGTACATGCACACACGGTATATTCTCACCCGGTCAGTGTTTCCCCTGGCATGGTGGCCTCCAAACAGATAGAGGACGCCATCCACACACACTCCACAGCTGCCAGACATGGAGGTATGCAGGTTACCCGCAGTCATCTGCTTCTTCCTGcaaatacagacagtagatataagggctctggtcaaaagtagggcactatatagggagccatATCATTTGAGACACTCTAGACACTAacaaaagtatatttaaaaatcATTATTACCATCGTTCTGTCTCCATGTTGTAGATCCAGATTTCATTCCTTGGCAAGTATAAGTCAAAGAAGCCAGTGGTCTGGGAATTCTAATGACAAGACAAACGAGGGAAGTCAATGGAATTACATAATCTGTACACATGTTGGCTGGGAGTTCGGCTGTGTTATATCTGGCAAAGTGGACTGTGGCAAATGGTATTCATAGGTCAAAGTTGACAGCAAATCTTCCAATAAAAACTATAATTGATTGAAGACTCATTGATCATTGTTTCAATCATTGATTAAAATGGTATAGTTCCAAATTAAATTATTTAGATACACTATCATATAAACAAAAGTCTATTCAGAATGCCTGTCATACTTGCTTACCTTATATCCTCCCCAAACGTACATGTAGTGTCCATCCACCACTGCTATGTGGCCACTGCGCTCAGCTGGCTGCTCCAACTCAAAGGGCTCTGCTTCTGTGTCCAGAACAACTACATCCTCATCATCGAGTTCATCAGCCTCATCCACCACCCAGTCAAattctccctcctcttcatccctctccaaCTCCTCATCTTCCTCAACAGGCAAGGGGTCAGGAATGTCCTCCTCCATTTCTGCCATGATCACCTGGATGGGAGAAGAGAGCTACATAGTTTTGCATACACAGGGATTCAGAGTAGAGGAGTATGAGGGGTATTGGAACAATACAAACATTCACTATAGTTAAATCTCATCCCAACATGCAGCTAGCTATAGGATATAGCTAAGCAGATAGCTCAGCCAACAATGGGCTGTTATGAACAGGGTTAGTATGACTAAAAAGAGAATACGTTTTACAGTATGAATTCTAAGAGATGTATAAGTCATTCAGATTGTAAAATGTCTTCTCTTTTTAGTCAAATATATAGCGTTAGCTGTTACAGGGTAGGACTAGAATTGTTGTTGCCGGCTAAGTAAGTTAATATCAACAGCTGGCAACTGTTTCAGTACCACCATGGCTGATGGTTGGTTCCCTGACTGTTGGTTTACATGGAAACACAAGTCATGATGTTGGCTTGCTTGCCATCATGAAGACAATATAAATGCGTAGCTTGTGCAAAAAGACTAGTTTGCAGTAAGCATAATTTTTTGCCTATACCGACTCAACGTGACACCAAAAGCTACCTAGCCAACGTTAGCAAACTTAGCTGTCTGCAAGCTAGCTAACGTACTACACAGTTCGCCCTATCAACCAATTTAACTGCGTTTTAACGCCACCTAAACATTGATAAAAGGAACTATGCAACcttgcagcaacaacaacaacaaaaaatccactTACGTAGTCTGCTTTAAATGGTCCACGGCTGCTTTGGCCTTCAGTGTGAAacgttgtttttgttcagtgattATTATGCGACATCTGGTTGAAGTCGTCAATTACAAGATGCCTGACCGGAATTAACCAATAACTTCTTATTTCCGCCATCTTTGTGAGGTCAAATATAATCATTTGATTTATGCAAGTACAGAAGAGTAACACAATTCTTATTTGCTTTATTGTCCAACATTAACCAGTCAAGTAAAAAAGCACAAAGATGACAATTCAATGACAGTGAACCTTTATTCTCCATGATACAAAAGGtacatacaaataaaataaaaagggatttagcaaaagtattttatttttttacacaacCATAACAGCCGATTCCCCCCGTCCAAAATAATCCTTCTGGTCTTTAGAGGCTTTGAAGTTTGCTGTgaggaaaaataaaaaaatatttagatcAGCAGAGAAATGAAGACCGACATGAAAACCAAGTTGACTCTGAATATACTATAGTTACCATATTGCCAGTAAAGCAATGATTAGCACCAAGTGAATTATGTGTAGAGCATGCATAAACAAAGAGTAAAAAAAAATTCTCACCTGTCCTCAACGGTCCTGTTGGATGGGTAATATACCTTAAAAGTGAAGCCACTTTTTGGGAAGGAGCCCTGCAAGAACAGAATgacaatatatataaaaaatatttttaaaatcttAAATTAAGAATATAAGATCTCATCATAATATAGTTCGA is a genomic window of Oncorhynchus tshawytscha isolate Ot180627B linkage group LG11, Otsh_v2.0, whole genome shotgun sequence containing:
- the klhdc2 gene encoding kelch domain-containing protein 2, with protein sequence MAEMEEDIPDPLPVEEDEELERDEEEGEFDWVVDEADELDDEDVVVLDTEAEPFELEQPAERSGHIAVVDGHYMYVWGGYKNSQTTGFFDLYLPRNEIWIYNMETERWKKQMTAGNLHTSMSGSCGVCVDGVLYLFGGHHARGNTDRVFRLPLRTPALCWEEMKDLKGLAPSCKDKLGCWVHKNRLVFFGGYGYMAQGAHRGTFEYDETSFMGDNPGRGWNNHIHILDLEKSTWSQPVTKGNAPSPRAAHACAKVGNRGYVFGGRYRDYRLNDMYYIDMDSWEWHEMSVPQQGPVGRSWHSLTPVSPDHIFLFGGFTTSRETLSDAWLYCVSKNEWQQFKHNHTESPRLWHTACSGPGGEVFVFGGCANNLLSHQRAAHSKELLVFTVQPKSLVRFCMEAALQHRELLSGSWDCLPKHLLHTLRQRMGGINALGS